Within the Atribacterota bacterium genome, the region ATAATATTATATTGTGGTTAAAATAATATTTATCAATAAGTAAGGTAACCGAAAAAATATAGCCAGAAAATATTACGTTAAACCATATTATTTACAACGGGGTGCTTAATGGATATTCAAAAATTTTCTAAATTATCAAATCTGTTAATACTAATTTTTTTGATACTACTATTCTTTATTGTTCCTTCCTCTATTTCTGTTCTGGCGCAAAACCAGTCTGTTGAAGATTTGTATTTTCAGGGAATCAATCTATTGGAAAATGAAAAAAAATATGAAGAAGCAGTTACTGTGTTTCAAGAAATACTGAATATCAAACCAGATTACCCGGAAGCTCATTTTCAAATAGGTCAGATATATCGCTTAACCAACCAGCTTGAAAAAGCAAGAATATATTATCAGAATGCTATTAATCTAAAATCTGACTATCTTTCAGCCTATTACAACCTGGGATTAACTGAGTATGAGTTGGAAGAATATGCCGATGCTCAGCAGTCATTAAAAGAATCAATTAGAATTAATCCTGATTTCTCAGATGCACATTACACTTTAGGCCTGACTTATTTAAAAACCAAAAAGATAAATCTTGCAATTGATTCTTTTAACCAGGCTTTACAGCTTACTCCTGATGATTACCATTCTTATTATGGTTTGGGACTTAGTTATAAAGAAATACTGGAATTTGAAAAAGCAATCCGGTCACTAAACAAAACATTGGAGATGAAACCAGATTATGGGCCGGCTTTTCATGAATTAGGTCTTATTTACAAAGATTTAGAACGTCATTCGGAAGCAATCAGTGCTCTGGAAAGGGCTGCCCACTATTTGCCGGAAGAAGCTGCTCAGATTTACTTTCAAATAGGTATTATTCATCAAAAGCTTAATAATACTGACCAGGCAATTGAGGCTTTCGAGAAGGCAGTAGAGATTAATAAAGGGCTAACTGATGCCTATTATTACCTGGGTTGGCTTAACAATCAAAAAGCAAAATACGAACAGGCAGTTGATGCTTATCAGAAAGTCATTGCCTTAAACCCGGATTATACATATGTTTATTATAATCTGGGATGGGTATATAATGAAATAAATCAGCACCTGGAAGCTGTTGGAGCATTCGAAAAAGCAATCGAGCAATCCCCTGATGATGCAGATGCATATTATGCATTGGGGTGGACTTACGGAAAAATTGAAGAATATGAAAATGCAAAGAAAGCATTTCAAGAGGCAATCCGGATCGATCCCGACTATGTTTATGCACATTATGGATTGGGCATAACCTTTTTAATTCTTGAAGAAAGAAACCAGGCATTAGAGGAATATAAGATATTAAAAAATCTTGACCAGGGAATTGCTGATCAGCTTTTTAACCAAATTTACCCATAATAAAATTATTTTTAGTTCGATTTGCTTACATATTTTTAATATATTAAAATGTTATCAACAAGTTCTTAAATTAGTATAAATTTCGGGGTTTATATGTTTAACGGTTTTCTACAG harbors:
- a CDS encoding tetratricopeptide repeat protein produces the protein MDIQKFSKLSNLLILIFLILLFFIVPSSISVLAQNQSVEDLYFQGINLLENEKKYEEAVTVFQEILNIKPDYPEAHFQIGQIYRLTNQLEKARIYYQNAINLKSDYLSAYYNLGLTEYELEEYADAQQSLKESIRINPDFSDAHYTLGLTYLKTKKINLAIDSFNQALQLTPDDYHSYYGLGLSYKEILEFEKAIRSLNKTLEMKPDYGPAFHELGLIYKDLERHSEAISALERAAHYLPEEAAQIYFQIGIIHQKLNNTDQAIEAFEKAVEINKGLTDAYYYLGWLNNQKAKYEQAVDAYQKVIALNPDYTYVYYNLGWVYNEINQHLEAVGAFEKAIEQSPDDADAYYALGWTYGKIEEYENAKKAFQEAIRIDPDYVYAHYGLGITFLILEERNQALEEYKILKNLDQGIADQLFNQIYP